In the Populus trichocarpa isolate Nisqually-1 chromosome 1, P.trichocarpa_v4.1, whole genome shotgun sequence genome, tatatttgttatcttgttcacttttaatactttgcttgttaaatggttaatctagatttatgttgtataacacttggtacaacaaatacttggcacttccatagcccatactgtatggtataaccgacacctgagctatgaaaggaacttgatttgttgttaacataagttataatcatgaatgcctgacaacatttacaagtattagcattattcgaataagataactaatgtaatcatgttaacaatttataatctgattggaacctcctttatgtgtggtttccaattgaataaaaagagtttatactatacttgtttgaaataccattagtggatcctctaaccttgacaattgttgttatcattgtttaatccttacgttaatcttccatctcaaagttctcatcaacttcttcctcttcttctttactattattattattgttgttattgttgttgttgtattattgttatctataatttatacaattaacctccctgtggttcgaccccggtcttgccgggttatttattacttcgacactcctgcacttgggagaagacatcaatcttttggtcgtgtcaatgaTAAATAATCAAAAGTAGCTCAATCGAGTAAATTGGCTCATATATAGCTAAACAATGATGCAACTATTTATAACAAGGACCATGAAGATAGAAGTTATAGTTTATAAAATCTACAAAACAAGATACATACTTACTAatcaaaatcaatctaaataaatatcttCAAATCAATAAACAATAATGTAACTAATTGCAAAAAGAACCATAAAGACACAAGTTAGAGTTTCTAAAATTCTTTAGAACATATACAAACTTAAACTTACAAATCAAAATGAACTTGAGCATATCTTTGAATCTAAGAgtataataaataacaaatgtTCATTGTGCAATTTAAATCCTAGCTACTTCAACTCATTTTAATgtatatcataataaataaaagaaaatttagataAGAAGAGAACAATTAGAGTGAGTTAGTAGTTCAGCTGAAATAATCAAGTGATAGGGAGTCAACCAGGGGAGAGGACATCCTTAGTTTAAATCTTGCCTCTTGCATTTCTCAACCTACATGTAAGTGTGCGATCAACTCGGGGCTTCGAGTTGATGGGCTTTCCCTCATGGTTTGACTCTTAGGAGTGGTCATCCACTCGTTGATCGCATCAGGAGCATgtccatgatatatatatatatatatatatatatatatatatatatatatatatatatatatatatatatatatataagaacaatTAATCTCACGGGCAATGATGTTATGAATGCTTAAGGATGTAAtgtaatcaaacaaatattttagttgattttataataatctatgtaaaaaaattttaaaataaaaaatatataataatatttcaattaataaaaatctcTTTAAGTTATTTACTTGATGAATATGAACAAATAGCAATGccttctttctttgttgtttgCATGTATTTAACAAAATTCAATACCTTGAtagtgtttctttttcttttgcttttccttttagaaaaaaacttaccacacttttattattgtttagatATAAGCCAATTTGTCTAATTGAGCTACTATTGATTATTTACAATGTTCCTAAGTTCGAAGATGTGTGCTCATATTCAttgttgttatccatttttggACCCAGCCCAAAGAAGAGGGGGCCAAGCCGTGGCCAGACCTAAAAGAAGAGGGGTACCGGCCGGCCCCAAAATGGGCCAAGTTGTGGCCGGACCCAAAGAGAAGAGGGGTCCTGGCCGGCCCTGGCTAGACCCAAAAGAAATAGGCAATTGGGTCGAGGCTCGACCCAAGGAGAAATGGGTCCTGCCACCCCAAAAGGAGTGGGTCTTGACCGGACCCAAAGGCATTTGGGCTGAGGCTCGACCCAAGGATAAATAGGTCCTGCCACCCCAAAAGGAGCGCGTCTCAGCAGGACCCAAAGGCAATTGAGCTGAGGCTTGACCCAAGAAGAAATGGCTCCTGCCACCCCAAAGAAGTGGGTCTCGTCCGGCCTCAAACCAATGTTCTACACGCAACGAACCCTGCAAACCATTCCCGCTAGTTTTTCATCTTTGGTCCAAAGGCAATGGCTTTGAACACCTCTATGCCAGCTGTGGAAGAACGCAGAGGGGAGCCACACCATCATTTAATGGTTGGGATTCTACACGTGGAGAATAATTACTAAGATCACATAATCaatcagaatattttttttcctaatttgcTTTATTTGATTGCAAGTCACCCAAGATTTTATCGTAGATTAGTGTATTTTGTTTCCTAAATAAATCTGTGTAGAGGCTATATAAGCCTCTTGGGCTtacctaaaaaagaagaaggaagaggcACAGAGGGAGAAAGGAGAGAATCAGTAGAGAGAGACAGAGGAAGAAAGTAGAGAACCAAAAACAAGCGAacgaaaaagagagaaaactaGAGAGAACAGGAAAAACCCAGCAACACgcagagaagaaaaacagaagcGTTGTCCAGAGCACGTCATCATCTTCGACTTCGTTCCCTCCTCCAGGTATGTTTTTCTCATCCTTGTACATGCAGACATATTGTTGCATtttttactgttcaagtgaattataattcacttgaacagtaaatAAAGATGCATGCGTGAGGATGATCATGCATGCATCTTACAGTCATTCGGGTCACTAGCCTGGGCTAGTGACCAGATCCAGCTGGCTGGGTCCAGCGCAACCACATGGGCCGAGCTGGACCTAGCCTAAAAGagtgagattgttttttttccatgtatttgttatgatttgtgttttttttatttgtaaaaatataaatctggtattaaaatactcgttctttttctatgaaattttgcaaaaatatatacaccaaaataaaataaaaaacgctttgttttcatgcatgcggccaataccctaacattgttttGAACGTTCCTTTTGTCACACGTGTGCGACGTCCCgacgatcgtccaccctcaagGAAAAATGTAATGGTTTATCTGGCACAAATGTGgaaagacaaggaattcgtgTCTCTTATCTgtggaaaatttgaatgggagtcgccacctagtattctggtcactaggaaccctaactggtcttagagatcgaGTACGGAGACTTGTTGCGTAaaaaaaggtattagcaccccaactacgccctacctaaggtaaactgcattgttttgttgtctgataaaatctaaagtctTGTTGTGGTTTCTAATTTTCAGtctgtctatggttcaagaaaaagTCCTCCTctgtaaggagatccttatcttatcgggtaaaaacctaatgGTTCTATGTCGTCAAAAAgaaactacctttttaatatcgggaatacgttttacatataaatttataatccctgatattaaaacaaaacaaaataaattttttgttatttttgaaattttggccaatgttctcttgactttaataaactggttattaaagccaaaatgcatgctaaaatatttttttctagtgtatgaaaaacacaatatgatttttttttagctttgagacatttggtcgtatgcacaaaaatatatttttttttttctaaatgttttgtatttttaaaagttttgacgaaaaccgggtattttaatacccgATTTGTATTGTTACGGTGTATTTAATTGGAATGGGCCAGCACGGCCGAACATAGAAAATGAAATGGGCCAGCACCGGCCTAAAAGATTATAATTGGCTGGTTACTATGCACAGCATAGTAACCAGCCAATTATTTTCATCTTGCTGCAGAATGTgaattgctcacgttctgcatgcaaatgaatGAAAACAGCAAAATGGAGTAGGGAAGGAGAGAAGATTACCTGGTGTGAAGGGCGATGGTTGCTGTCATCTGCGGTGGCTGGCGGTGGCGGAGACGGTGCCGGCGATTACGGTTTTCACCGGTTCTTCCCTTGCTTTCATtatctctctctgttttctattttttttcttctattcttcttctttctcttttagttttttttctccttcggTCTCCCCGACTTTCTTTGCTCTCTTGTCTCGGTCTCCTTTCTCTTGTGTTCTCTTGGCCTCTCTTTTTTCTCGTCCTTTTCCCCCCTGTTTTTATAGGCAAAAAATAGGGGAGAGAGACCGGGGCGGTGCAGCGTGTTGCCGCCCCTCCACCGCCCTTCCAACACGTGGAAAGTTTTTGGGCAAGTTCGTCCTTGGTCGACgtctttttgatgtttttttagagGGAGAAGTCAGTGAAAACAAGGGGaagaaaaaatcttcttcttcccctactTCGTGCGtctaggggaagaagaagactcacagtgtcgttcaaaacgacaccgtttcggtccctactttttttttttcgtgaaCAGTGCATGAAACGGTGTTGTTTTGGACAAAACacatcatttcatttaaaaggaaaatgtggtaaaaaaatgtcaaagttCACATTGGTcctcaatttgtgatttgttcaatcaagtcctcaattgcaattttgatttaaaaaacaatgcaattGCATCCCTACCAAAAATCAAACAGCGACCCCGAAGTTGGCCGCCTTTTTTACTTTGGTCTTTGGTTTTGAATTagtgcaatttgaccctcaattgatcaataaacttctaatttcttcaatttgacccctgattcaattttaattacagCCCCTATATTTACGtgtcttttccagtttggtccttggttttggatttcttcgattaagtccctaattggccatcaaacttcaatatttatgcaattgaacccctaatttgatcaaattaactctcaaaaattattatttgacctcagaactttaatttcttccaattaaagcctaaattgacttcaaaatcaattttcttgtaatcaaacgctctataaattcaattaaaccttcaataaaatttaattgagtccataaacatctaattttagacttttcttcctcaaattgaattttctttgtcaacaaggctctcatcagtcaataaaatattgtcaaattttaatttttgattttttgaacctcctcaaccaattttgacCATTTTCTGAGTGTTCTGGCATCCTCTTTtcattgctattatttttttataatatttttgattttttttgtatttatttatttatttttcttttcaatttttttcctttttgcgcggggacccaaaaataggttatgacaccttttttttttaaaaaaaacaaatattccaagtttaaaagaaaatgtgttttagcatggatttcttaaatacaaaaattattttcttgcattatgaattttacaacatgtttgtaaatttcaaagggtgttggccaatattccaaaaatataaaaatcttatttttggggaattcatctattattcactgttaatatttggataaagaaatcctaaatgggtgaatatccaaaatattattgggaataacttgttattattcactgttaatgtttggataaaaaaaccaattggttaatatccaaaatatttttctaggaataataagtcatcacacatccttgaaaaaagcctcaattataattaggaacatttcaatttttagctccacggtttacgagccgtgaaaATATGAATCAAGCACAGATTTCTAGAGATCTGCATTGATTCTTCTTTGTACTTTATAGACATATTCAAAGTATAATCCACATTGGCCAAgggttctttctttttagacTTTGAGCCTGAGTTTGTTCATCGTAGCAAACTTACCctaggaaaactgatgggattagaaaacatcaacaccatagcaattataaggcaaaccaaacaccaactaacttaccttaggtagggcgtactaggggtgttaaaaccttttctttacacaaccagtcccttgccttagaatctctaaagaccagttagggttcctagtgaccataatactaggtggcgactctctttttcacaaaacaaagaccCCGACATTCATTCCCCGCTTTGGGAAgggtcgccgcgacgtcgagtgcgacattctttttaattagtaaGTTTAAGTTTGTATCttgttttgaagatttttataaaCTGTAAATTATATCTTTATGATTTTTGCTATAAATAGTtgcattattgtttatttataagCCAATTTACCTGATTGAGCTACTATTGGTTATTCACTTTTGGATATAAAGATATCTATTTAGATTCATTTTCATTAGTAAGTTTAAGTTCACATCTAttatagattttaaaactataacttGCACATTTTTTGTTCAAGTTAAAATTAGTTGTATTATTGTTTATAGATTATTTAACATGCTTATAGATTCGAAGATATTtgttcatatttattttcattaataaatttaagttCATATCTTGTTACtctgattttataaattataacttacATCCTTATGGTTCTTGTTATAATTAGTTGCATTATTATTTAGCATTAAGCCAGATTACCTGACTAGACTAtttctagattttaaaaaattagttatgtAGATTTGAAATGCAACttgtattattgtttttcttgttatattCAGTTGCATTATTgtttattcattatttaatatgcTCTTATATTTGAAGATATCTATTCGGATTCATTTTAATTAGTACATTTAAGTGCGTATCTGTTGTAAAGATTTTGTTAACTAAAACTTATATCCTTATAGttcttattataattaattacattgttgtttattgataatttaatacACTTTCATATTCGAAGATATCTCTTCATATTCattgtaattaataaatttaagttcatatttatttatatattttatgaacCGTAACCAATATCCTTATGATTCTTGTTATAATTAGTTGCATTATTATTTAGCTATAAGACAATTTACCTGATTGATCTACTATGGATTATTTACTGCtcttagatttaaaaatatctatttagatttattttggtCGTTAGGTTTAACTGCTAATCTCTTTTGTAGATTTTATGAATTGTAACTTATTAAAAATGGTTAAGGACAAGTGTAGAACTACATTTGAATCTTTAGGCCAGTCAATCTTAtgaaagtaattattttatttttttgtcaaaatattcACCTTATTTAATTTGTGggaaaatacatgaaagtgtGATGATTatgttttatctttaaaaaaaaaacataactaagGTATTGAATTTTGTGAAGTATGTgcaaacaagaaataagaagCTAAAGACATTGAATTCTTCTACTACATTATCATAATATCAACCTAAATCTTGTTTAATTACATTATGCCTTTAAGAATTTACAACATCATGGTGTGTGGCATTGATTCTTCTCTTCTCATTTCcattttcctctatttttatgatttattttcatcatagttAAAGATAGATAGTTTCTAAATTGCTCAATAAATAGTTCTATAATAACAATGTCAGCTGTTTTGTATGATAGCCATTTATGGTATATATGTGATTACCACCAACTACAAatctgtatattttatttttgaatggtGTAATTTGTTGCATGTCTAGTGACAAATGTCAGTTTCTTGCTTAATCTTGGCCTATATATAGTCCCGTCGGTTTGCCATTTTACAGCACAATAACCCTTTTTTCCCCCTTCCCTAGAGCCTCCCTCCACTCAAGAGTTTCTCTAAGTTTGTTCCTTTCTTTACTTTCAGAATGGCTAGCACTCCCTTGCGCCAACAACTTAGCATCATGAGGCAATCATTCTTTGACGAGGTCTTTCTTCACCAGTGAACAACTTCAAagtcatttctgttttttttttctttttatgaaatcCACAAATCACGAAGATTACACTAACATGCATGTTGGTTCTTGCAGGGACTTCTGGATCAAGGACAAGTGAGTTATCTTGAGACTCTTGAAAATGAAGATGATCCTGACTtcattgaaaatgtttttaccaTGTTTTTAAGGGATTCATCTAGATATATTGCTTCTATCGAGAAGGCTTTGTGAGTAGAGTATTGTGCATGTTTCtgcagttttcttttctttctttactttcaATATTACTGACAACCCCAGATGATTATCCTTTTTGTTGTGTTAATCTGTTTAGGGAGACAACCCCAGTTGATCGTCTCGTCATGGAAAGAATGATGTATCGACTTAAGGGTAGCAGTGCTAGGTAGGGGAAAATGTATTTGACAATGAATTACCAAAATATTGTCTTCTTATATGGTATTTCATGATCATAACAAATTTCTTGTAGCATTGGCGCGTCAAAAATCAATGATGAGAACAATAAACTCAGAAAACTTTTCCATGAAGGGGATTTGGAAAGGTAagatttatatttctttataacttttaaaataccATAGCTAATGTTTCatgtaaaaaccaaaatatattaaattatttctaaaaaaatgttatagtGGCAAGGCAGCTCTCCAAAAACTGAAGGCAGAACATGTCAATTTCAAGGAAAAACTTTCTGTTTATGTCGGGGTAATTTTCTCACGCTAAtaatttctatttcaatttaTGAATTACCCAcaatttttcttatatgttcttattcattttcttctcttttttcagATGTTGAAGCAAGCCAAGCTCTCTGAATATTGACCCAAAACTTCCACCAAAGCAGAAAATCTCCGGAGATGTGGTTCAGTGATTCGTGTGGGGGAAAATTAAATCCATGGATTTAATGTTGCTTTATGGTCATGGGTTTTCTTCTAAGTATGTCGTTAGTCAAGCCTTTTATCATTAGTTTAGTAGATTAATAGAATCTAGATATCTTGTGTCTTCTCTTTGtagagaaaagataaacaagaaaTCAGATTTTATGTATTATCATCATATCTATAATAAAGATTCATGATCTctttctaaaaggaaaaaaaattattttgacacgTTAAAATCTAATATCGACACGATGCGAATTGGTTGATTTTAcgtgtttaaattttataataatttttattgcacCAATctttaaaatgcaatttttagtacagtttttcaaaataaattatgtaatgtttttgaaaaatcacataaaaattcCTAAAGAAGaagttgacattattttttccttgactTGTAGCAATTTTTTACATTGTTCTGTCCTCGATAGAAGCAGATAGAAGCATGAACGTATGTTATATATAAATGGTGAGTTTGTAATGCTTAATGATAGTATCGATCACAAAGGATATAAGCGTTCTACAATCCTTCAAAAAGGCAAACAATTTTCATTATAGAGGGAAACAGGGCTAAGTGATATGTTATTATTtggtaatatgtttttttccccAGAAATGAATCCTtgctttgaaaatcaaattttatttttgcattttttttttataaaaaagaaacatcacgtcatgaaagaaaataaaaaagatttcttCCTTGAATTCTTCACTGTGTTGTAACTCATTTATATGGTTTCTTGAGTCACCTTGTTCTCAAGATATACAAGTGATATCACGATAGTAAGTACAAAAAGACAAAAGATAGATTAAAATAGggttaaagcataaaaaaattctaaaatatttttatatataggcTAGAAAAACCAACCTAGactagaaataataaaaaagaaaataacataacataaaaaaaaacctagaaaaaaaaaagccaaaacaacaatttctaggctttattttaaaagatttatcccactaaacaatgaaaatatttgttaaatcaTCCGCATagtctatataaaatatatataactgctcataatctcaatttttaacttatttatatgattttaatggATTCTTGACTATAGATAAGTTTAAGGgactttatttttaagaatacttACAAATCAATTGTAGAATTGTATTTGTCAATTAATCTCACTAaagtttagaaaacaaaataaaaattaatctcactaaattttagacaaaaaataaaaaaatattgaataatcaaaatcaaattagacTTTTATGATTAAGAACTTTTTGgtataattatgtatttttttgtgtttattatctttttttttggtattatttTCATCTACgttaaatatgaaaattcaGAATTTCCTACGATATACGTTGGTAATAAGACGCTCAAAAGATTTAGATagctaaatttttattaaatgctCTTTACAGCCaagtaaaattttcaatttatgtgCTTCATAGGATAAAGATATAGAGAATACTTCACAAGATGAAATAAtttgtttctcaattaaaaaaatcactaggGCATGTCTTGAAACGTATAACTAAACCACAAATTAATTGAGAACATGGAAGATCATTCTCCACCATCTCCATAAAATTCCAAATAGCaagaaaagttgaaaatcatctaattaataaaattgtttttctctttggATTATCTAAAATTGGTCAAAGGACTCTTTGAATTTGTTTGATTggagcttcatatttttttcaaatgtgacTTTTAACAAATTTCTAGTGAAATGGGTGAGAAATGAAGAGGTTTCGTGGGAGAAAGATACTGACTTGTGGTAGTATGAGGACAAGGTGCAAGATTATCTCGTTTCGATTCCGACAAGGGCGTCATAATTTTTAGGTGGGGGTGGTTTGTCATAGTCCTAGGCGCGAGGGCGCGCCAACAAGAACACTGCTGGGATCTCAGCAGCATGCATGGGCAGAGGCAGATTCGGCAGTAGTGCATAACGGGTGCATGCAAACATCGGCATCATGTTCAGCATGACTTTATACTTGGATAGAGGGTTGTCCAAAATGTGCAGAAGCACAACTAGGTTGGCAAAGAGGGCTTAGCTGACTGGCTTGAAGGTCTGGGAGGTGGCAGACCAAGGGAAGTTATAATAGGGCGGTTGGAGATAGTTTTTCGGCGGTTACTGTTTTGTCCAAACTGTCCAATTGTATAGATCTGTCTAGGGGTGATAGTTTTATATGTAACTTCCACGTTCTCTTGTGATAAAAGAGGACTGATGATGTTTAGCAAGCAAGCAGAATTGTGCATTGCACACACAAATAGTTTTGTGTATCCTTTGTTTCGGAATTAATTAGTAAATTGTGTTTGCGATTCTGAATTCTAAGACTAGTGTTGTTGTTATTTGTCTATTGCTTGAAAGGCTTCGGGGAAAGTTCTTTGGGTGTGTGAAACACCTTAGTGGATAGGCTAAACACGAGTTGAAATTGTGAGGAAGGTTGAGTTTAGTGTGGGACCAGACAGCCGCACTGGGAGTAAAATCTTGTCAAAATTTTATCCCCGTGTCAAGTATGAAGGGTTATTTTAATTAGGTCCCtcctaaatttttattattttatttatgacccCTAGTtctatatgttttaattttggtccttgtaACTCATATAATATTTCTTGTATTACtacatttgaaataataatgGATATTGTATGTTGAAAAGCAACTATTTTGTGTTAGTTTTTGGAATTCCTGTAaagatttcttttcttcaatgATCTATATgcaattagttttattattgtttagatATAAACCAATTTATCTTATTGAGCTACtactaattattttcaatattcttAGATTCAAAGATATCTGCtcatattcattttaattagtAAGTTTAAGTTCATATCTTGTTTTGTAGATTTTATGAACcgtaaattttatctttatggtttttgttataaatagttatgctattgtttatttataagCTAATTTACTTGATTGAGCTACTACTGATTATTTACTATACTTTTGAGTAAAAAGATATcgattcaaattcatttttattagtaattttaaGTTCGTATCTATTGTATAGATTTTAGGAACTATAACTTGTATATTTCTGGTTATTGTTATAATTAGTTGCATTATTGTTTAATGattatttaacatgtttttagattcaaagatattaatttgttcatattcattttgattaataagattaagtttttatcttattctttagattttataaattataacttatatatttatggttcttgatataattaattgtgttattatttagttataattaagtCAATTTACTTGATTGATTGTTTGACCTAAATATTCAAATGCAATTCTACAAATATCCTTaagcatttttaatattaaaatcttataaaCTTATCTAGAGGCACTCGAGGACTCAAGATTCCATTAAAACCATATAAATATAAGTTACAATTCATAAAATCTACAAAAGAGATACTCACTTAAACTtactaataaaaatagatatttttaaatttaaaagcgGTAAATAATTAATACTGGCTCAATGAGGTAAATTGGCTTGTAGCTAAATAATAATACAACTAATTATAACAAGAACCATAAATATATTGGTTACGGTTCATAAAATCTATATAACAAATACAAACTTAAACTAACTATTTAAAATGAATCTGAAGAGATATCTTCGAATCTAAAAGcatattaaattatcaataaacAATAACGCAACTAAGTATAATAAGAACTATAAGATATAAGTTTTAGTTCATAAAATCTTTAGAACAGGTTGCATGTAAACTTATTGAACTGGCATTATGAAATCTAAGAGTATGGTAAATAATCAATAGTAGCTTAATCGAGTAAATTGGCTTATAGCTAAATAATAATGCAACTATTTATAATAAGAACCATGAAGATAgaagttataatttataaaatctacaAAACAAGATACATCCTTACTAatcaaaatcaatctaaataGATATCTTCAAATCTAAAGCatattaaataatcaataaacaatAATGCAACTAATtgtagaaaaaactataaagacaCAAGTTAGAGTTCCTAAAATCTTT is a window encoding:
- the LOC18096032 gene encoding pseudo histidine-containing phosphotransfer protein 2, which gives rise to MASTPLRQQLSIMRQSFFDEGLLDQGQVSYLETLENEDDPDFIENVFTMFLRDSSRYIASIEKALETTPVDRLVMERMMYRLKGSSASIGASKINDENNKLRKLFHEGDLESGKAALQKLKAEHVNFKEKLSVYVGMLKQAKLSEY